One genomic window of Streptomyces sp. WP-1 includes the following:
- a CDS encoding histidine phosphatase family protein, which produces MSVAEPRRIALFRHAKADWPQVSDHERPLAERGRMDAAVAGRRLTDSGLAFDLALCSTATRTRETWKLAVHELDHRPRTVYEERVYEASPGQLIALLNEVPDEVRTLILIGHNPGVHGLAEILAGSAEGDARDRMNRRGFPAAAFAVLSFEGPWKGLEPGVATLTDYWAPSE; this is translated from the coding sequence ATGAGCGTCGCAGAACCCCGCAGGATCGCCCTTTTCCGGCATGCGAAAGCCGACTGGCCCCAGGTGTCCGATCATGAGCGCCCGCTCGCCGAGCGGGGCCGGATGGACGCGGCCGTCGCCGGGCGCAGGCTGACCGACTCCGGCCTCGCCTTCGACCTGGCCCTGTGTTCCACCGCGACCCGGACCCGCGAGACCTGGAAGCTCGCCGTGCACGAACTGGACCACCGGCCGAGGACCGTCTACGAGGAGCGGGTGTACGAGGCCTCCCCGGGCCAGCTGATCGCCCTGCTGAACGAGGTCCCGGACGAAGTCCGCACCCTGATCCTCATCGGCCACAACCCCGGCGTCCACGGCCTCGCCGAGATCCTGGCCGGCTCGGCCGAGGGGGACGCCCGCGACCGGATGAACCGCCGCGGCTTCCCGGCCGCCGCCTTCGCCGTGCTCTCCTTCGAGGGCCCGTGGAAGGGCCTGGAGCCGGGTGTGGCCACGCTGACGGACTACTGGGCACCGTCGGAGTGA
- a CDS encoding FadR/GntR family transcriptional regulator, which translates to MPLSHPRRSALSEQVIAELRNQIATGEWPVGSRIPTEPELVEQLGVARNTVREAVRALAHNGLLDIRQGSGTYVVATSELAGVMHRRFAGADPRHIAEVRATLESAAAELAAERRTEKDLKQLDALLLRREEAWESGEAESFVAADATFHLAVVGASHNEVMTAMYADLGELLRDALRADVGAELTPGAHMDHTRLVDAIRTGDTEAAAREAASYPFQCRPGGPGIG; encoded by the coding sequence ATGCCTCTGAGCCACCCGCGCCGTTCGGCCCTCTCCGAGCAGGTGATCGCCGAACTGCGCAACCAGATCGCCACCGGTGAGTGGCCGGTCGGCTCCCGTATCCCGACCGAGCCCGAGCTGGTCGAGCAGCTGGGCGTCGCCCGCAACACGGTCCGCGAGGCCGTGCGCGCGCTCGCCCACAACGGACTGCTGGACATCCGGCAGGGCTCGGGCACCTATGTGGTGGCGACCAGCGAGCTGGCCGGGGTGATGCACCGCCGGTTCGCCGGCGCGGACCCCCGGCACATCGCCGAGGTGCGCGCCACCCTGGAGTCGGCCGCGGCCGAGCTCGCCGCCGAACGGCGCACCGAGAAGGACCTCAAGCAGCTGGACGCGCTGCTGCTGCGGCGCGAGGAGGCATGGGAGAGCGGCGAGGCGGAGTCCTTCGTGGCCGCGGACGCCACCTTCCACCTGGCCGTGGTGGGCGCCTCCCACAACGAGGTCATGACGGCGATGTACGCCGACCTGGGCGAGCTGCTGCGGGACGCGCTGCGCGCGGACGTCGGCGCGGAGCTGACGCCGGGGGCGCACATGGACCACACGCGCCTGGTGGACGCGATCCGCACCGGTGACACCGAGGCGGCGGCCCGGGAGGCGGCGAGCTACCCCTTCCAGTGCCGTCCGGGAGGGCCCGGCATCGGCTGA
- a CDS encoding CynX/NimT family MFS transporter, translating into MASEETRAVDTRTAMSPTERDTPPAMDATETTLEKGTPRTWATRLVVAGIVLSAVNLRPAITSLGALLEEVRDGLGMSGSVAGLLTSVPPLCFAVFGVMAPRLARRFGPAAVVCAGMAAIFTGLLIRPYAGGTAGFLAASALALMGIAVSNVLMPVIVKRWFPDRVGSMTGLYSMVLALGTALPAAVTVPLTHAMGGNWKPGLAVWAVLAAAAVVPWIPLVRKDRRESASAARSASAPAAAGEQPPLRIARSRTAWALAVFFGLQATAAYITMGWMPQIFRDAGVSAGTAGLLLAVTMVMGVPLAFVIPRIAARLPHQGPIVLVLGGCGLAGYAGLYLAPAAGAWAWALLLGVANCAFPLALTMVGMRARSGPGVAQLSAFAQSTGYLISIPGPLLVGVLYQHSGGWGLPIALMAALMLPQMVVGFLAGRNRTVEEEAAAR; encoded by the coding sequence ATGGCTAGTGAGGAAACCCGGGCAGTGGACACCCGTACGGCGATGTCACCGACCGAACGCGACACGCCCCCCGCGATGGACGCGACCGAGACGACCCTGGAGAAGGGCACCCCGCGCACGTGGGCGACCCGGCTGGTGGTCGCCGGCATCGTGCTGTCCGCCGTCAACCTCCGCCCGGCCATCACCAGCCTCGGCGCCCTCCTGGAGGAGGTCCGCGACGGGCTCGGCATGAGCGGCAGCGTGGCCGGACTGCTCACCTCCGTGCCCCCGCTGTGCTTCGCCGTCTTCGGCGTGATGGCGCCCCGCCTGGCGCGCCGCTTCGGACCGGCCGCCGTGGTGTGCGCCGGCATGGCCGCGATCTTCACGGGCCTGCTGATACGGCCGTACGCCGGCGGCACCGCCGGATTCCTGGCCGCCAGCGCGCTCGCCCTGATGGGCATCGCCGTCAGCAACGTGCTGATGCCGGTCATCGTCAAGCGCTGGTTCCCCGACCGGGTCGGCTCCATGACCGGCCTCTACTCGATGGTCCTCGCGCTCGGCACCGCCCTGCCGGCCGCGGTGACGGTCCCGCTGACCCACGCCATGGGCGGGAACTGGAAGCCGGGCCTCGCGGTGTGGGCCGTGCTCGCGGCGGCGGCGGTGGTGCCGTGGATACCGTTGGTGCGCAAGGACCGGAGGGAGTCGGCGTCCGCCGCGCGGTCGGCGTCGGCACCGGCGGCCGCGGGGGAGCAGCCGCCGCTGCGGATCGCGCGCAGCCGTACCGCCTGGGCGCTCGCCGTCTTCTTCGGCCTCCAGGCCACCGCCGCCTACATCACCATGGGCTGGATGCCGCAGATCTTCCGGGACGCGGGCGTCTCCGCCGGCACCGCGGGTCTGCTGCTCGCCGTCACGATGGTGATGGGCGTGCCGCTGGCCTTCGTCATCCCGCGGATCGCCGCCCGGCTGCCCCACCAGGGCCCGATCGTGCTGGTCCTGGGCGGCTGCGGGCTCGCCGGATACGCCGGTCTGTACCTCGCCCCGGCCGCCGGTGCCTGGGCCTGGGCGCTGCTGCTGGGCGTCGCCAACTGCGCCTTCCCGCTCGCGCTGACCATGGTCGGCATGCGCGCCCGCAGCGGTCCCGGTGTGGCCCAGCTGTCCGCGTTCGCGCAGAGCACCGGCTATCTGATCTCCATCCCCGGCCCGCTGCTGGTCGGCGTGCTCTACCAGCACAGCGGCGGCTGGGGACTGCCGATCGCCCTGATGGCGGCCCTGATGCTGCCCCAGATGGTGGTGGGCTTCCTGGCCGGCCGCAACCGCACGGTCGAGGAAGAGGCCGCGGCGCGCTGA
- a CDS encoding TldD/PmbA family protein: MPHSIDEAFTALPLRSLADAALARARSLGAEHADFRFERVRSAALRLRDARPSGSSDTTDLGYAVRVVHGGTWGFASGVDLTLDAAARVASQAVAMAKLSAQVIKAAGSDERVELADEPVHADRTWVSSYEIDPFAVPAEEKAALLAEWSARLLATDGVSHVDASLLAVHENKFYADTAGTVTTQQRVRLHPELTAVSVDGSSGEFDSMRTLAPPAGRGWEYLTGTGWDWDDELARIPELLAEKMRAPSVEPGLYDLVVDPSNLWLTIHESIGHATELDRALGYEAAYAGTSFATFDQLGKLRYGSELMNVTGDRTAEHGLATIGYDDEGVEAQSWDLVKDGTLVGYQLDRRIARLTGFERSNGCAYADSPAHVPVQRMANVSLRPDPAGLSTEDLIGGVERGIYVVGDRSWSIDMQRYNFQFTGQRFFRIENGRLAGQLKDVAYQATTTDFWGSMAAVGGPGTYVLGGAFNCGKAQPGQVASVSHGCPSALFRGVNILNTASESGRS; the protein is encoded by the coding sequence GTGCCCCATTCCATCGACGAAGCCTTCACCGCGCTTCCGCTCAGGTCCCTCGCCGACGCCGCGCTCGCCCGCGCGCGTTCGCTCGGGGCCGAGCACGCGGACTTCCGCTTCGAGCGGGTGCGCAGCGCGGCGCTGCGGCTGCGCGACGCCCGGCCCTCGGGGTCCTCGGACACCACCGACCTCGGGTACGCGGTCCGGGTCGTGCACGGCGGTACGTGGGGCTTCGCCTCCGGGGTCGATCTGACCCTGGACGCGGCGGCCCGGGTCGCCTCGCAGGCGGTCGCCATGGCCAAGCTGTCCGCGCAGGTGATCAAGGCCGCGGGGTCGGACGAGCGGGTGGAACTCGCCGACGAGCCGGTGCACGCCGACCGGACGTGGGTCTCGTCGTACGAGATCGATCCGTTCGCCGTGCCGGCCGAGGAGAAGGCGGCGCTGCTCGCGGAGTGGAGCGCGCGGCTGCTGGCGACGGACGGGGTGAGCCATGTGGACGCCTCGCTGCTCGCCGTGCACGAGAACAAGTTCTACGCGGATACAGCCGGGACCGTCACGACCCAGCAGCGGGTGCGGCTGCACCCCGAGCTGACCGCGGTGTCGGTGGACGGGTCCAGCGGGGAGTTCGACTCCATGCGGACACTGGCGCCGCCGGCCGGGCGCGGCTGGGAGTACCTGACCGGGACCGGCTGGGACTGGGACGACGAGCTGGCGCGGATCCCGGAGCTGCTGGCCGAGAAGATGCGGGCGCCGAGCGTGGAGCCGGGCCTGTACGACCTGGTGGTCGATCCGTCCAACCTGTGGCTGACCATCCACGAGTCCATCGGGCACGCCACCGAGCTGGACCGCGCGCTCGGCTACGAGGCGGCGTACGCCGGCACCTCCTTCGCCACCTTCGACCAGCTGGGCAAGCTCAGGTACGGCTCCGAGCTGATGAACGTCACCGGCGACCGCACCGCCGAGCACGGCCTGGCCACCATCGGGTACGACGACGAGGGCGTCGAGGCGCAGTCCTGGGATTTGGTGAAGGACGGCACGCTGGTCGGCTACCAGCTGGACCGCAGGATCGCCCGGCTGACCGGGTTCGAGCGGTCCAACGGGTGCGCGTACGCCGACTCCCCCGCCCATGTGCCGGTGCAGCGGATGGCCAACGTGTCGCTGCGGCCGGACCCGGCGGGGCTGTCCACCGAGGATCTGATCGGGGGCGTGGAGCGGGGCATCTACGTGGTCGGGGACCGCTCCTGGTCGATCGACATGCAGCGCTACAACTTCCAGTTCACCGGGCAGCGCTTCTTCCGGATCGAGAACGGGCGGCTCGCCGGGCAGCTCAAGGACGTCGCCTACCAGGCCACCACGACCGACTTCTGGGGTTCGATGGCGGCGGTCGGCGGCCCCGGGACGTACGTCCTGGGCGGCGCCTTCAACTGCGGCAAGGCCCAGCCGGGGCAGGTCGCCTCCGTGTCGCACGGGTGCCCGTCCGCACTGTTCCGCGGTGTGAACATCCTGAACACCGCGAGCGAGTCCGGCCGTTCCTGA
- a CDS encoding SGM_5486 family transporter-associated protein — protein MQPVLDPNPRNGQKKMLLVFGSFFAIFVIIAIVATIASP, from the coding sequence ATGCAGCCTGTGCTCGACCCGAATCCGCGAAACGGTCAGAAGAAGATGCTGCTCGTCTTCGGCTCCTTCTTCGCGATCTTCGTCATCATCGCCATCGTCGCGACCATCGCGTCCCCGTGA
- the serB gene encoding phosphoserine phosphatase SerB produces the protein MTAAQTPEVPTLLVKIFGKDRPGITAGLFDTLAAYSVDVVDIEQVVTRGRLVLCALVSQPPAGIEGDLRATVHSWAESMKMQAEIISGHGDNRPRGLGRSLVTVLGHPLTAESTAAIAARIAKAGGNIDRIFRLAKYPVTAVEFAVSGVETEPLRTALASDAGALGVDIAVVSAGLHRRAQRLVVMDVDSTLIQDEVIELFAAHAGCEDKVAEVTAAAMRGELDFEQSLHARVALLAGLDASVVDKVRDEIRLTPGARTLIRTLKRLGYQVGVVSGGFTQVTDDLKERLGLDFAQANTLEIVDGKLTGRVTGEIVDRAGKARLLRRFAAEAGVPLVQTVAIGDGANDLDMLNAAGLGVAFNAKPVVREAAHTAVNFPFLDTVLYLLGVTREEVEAADTHDES, from the coding sequence ATGACTGCTGCGCAGACCCCCGAGGTCCCCACTCTCCTCGTCAAGATCTTCGGCAAGGACCGGCCGGGCATCACGGCCGGACTCTTCGACACCCTCGCCGCGTACTCCGTCGACGTGGTCGACATCGAGCAGGTCGTCACCCGGGGGCGCCTGGTCCTGTGCGCGCTGGTGAGCCAGCCGCCGGCCGGCATCGAGGGTGATCTGCGGGCCACCGTGCACAGCTGGGCCGAGTCGATGAAGATGCAGGCGGAGATCATCTCGGGCCACGGCGACAACCGTCCGCGCGGCCTCGGACGCTCCCTGGTGACCGTCCTCGGCCATCCGCTGACCGCCGAGTCGACGGCCGCCATCGCCGCCCGTATCGCGAAGGCCGGCGGCAACATCGACCGCATCTTCCGGCTCGCCAAGTACCCCGTGACCGCGGTGGAGTTCGCGGTCTCCGGTGTGGAGACCGAGCCCCTGCGCACCGCGCTCGCCTCGGACGCCGGGGCGCTCGGCGTGGACATCGCGGTCGTCTCCGCGGGTCTGCACCGGCGGGCGCAGCGTCTCGTGGTCATGGACGTGGACTCCACCCTCATCCAGGACGAGGTCATCGAACTCTTCGCCGCCCACGCCGGCTGCGAGGACAAGGTCGCCGAGGTGACCGCCGCGGCGATGCGCGGCGAGCTGGACTTCGAGCAGTCGCTGCACGCCCGCGTCGCCCTGCTGGCCGGCCTCGACGCCTCCGTGGTCGACAAGGTGCGCGACGAGATCCGGCTGACCCCCGGCGCCCGCACCCTGATCCGCACCCTGAAGCGGCTCGGCTACCAGGTGGGCGTGGTCTCCGGCGGCTTCACCCAGGTCACCGACGATCTCAAGGAACGCCTCGGTCTCGACTTCGCCCAGGCCAACACGCTGGAGATCGTCGACGGCAAGCTGACCGGCCGGGTCACCGGCGAGATCGTGGACCGCGCGGGCAAGGCGCGGCTGCTGCGCCGGTTCGCCGCCGAGGCCGGGGTGCCGCTGGTGCAGACGGTGGCGATCGGTGACGGCGCCAACGACCTCGACATGCTGAACGCGGCCGGTCTCGGCGTCGCCTTCAACGCCAAGCCCGTGGTGCGCGAGGCCGCGCACACGGCCGTGAACTTCCCCTTCCTCGACACGGTCCTCTACCTCCTCGGCGTCACCCGCGAAGAGGTCGAGGCGGCCGATACCCACGACGAGAGCTGA
- the fabI gene encoding enoyl-ACP reductase FabI, whose amino-acid sequence MSGILEGKRILITGVLMESSIAFHAAKQAQEQGAEIILTAFPRPTLTERIAKKLPKPAKVIELDVTNEEHLARLADLVGEELGGLDGVVHSIGFAPQDALGGNFLNTPFESVATAMHVSAFSLKSLTMACLPLMQNGGSVVGLTFDAQFAWPQYDWMGPAKAALEATSRYMARDLGKQNIRCNLISAGPIGSMAAKSIPGFGDLAAVWDSRSPLEWDLKDPEPAGKGVVALLSDWFPKTTGEIIHVDGGLHAIGA is encoded by the coding sequence ATGAGTGGAATTCTCGAGGGCAAGCGCATCCTGATCACCGGGGTGCTGATGGAGTCCTCCATCGCCTTCCACGCCGCGAAGCAGGCCCAGGAGCAGGGCGCCGAGATCATCCTGACCGCGTTCCCGCGGCCCACGCTGACCGAGCGCATCGCCAAGAAGCTGCCGAAGCCGGCCAAGGTCATCGAGCTGGACGTGACCAACGAGGAGCACCTCGCGCGCCTGGCCGACCTCGTCGGCGAGGAGCTGGGCGGCCTGGACGGCGTCGTGCACTCCATCGGCTTCGCCCCGCAGGACGCGCTCGGCGGCAACTTCCTGAACACGCCGTTCGAGTCCGTGGCCACCGCCATGCACGTCTCCGCGTTCTCCCTGAAGTCGCTCACCATGGCCTGCCTGCCGCTGATGCAGAACGGCGGCTCGGTCGTCGGCCTCACCTTCGACGCGCAGTTCGCCTGGCCGCAGTACGACTGGATGGGCCCGGCCAAGGCCGCCCTGGAGGCGACCAGCCGCTACATGGCGCGCGACCTGGGCAAGCAGAACATCCGCTGCAACCTCATCTCCGCGGGCCCGATCGGCTCCATGGCCGCCAAGTCCATCCCGGGCTTCGGCGACCTGGCCGCCGTGTGGGACAGCCGCTCCCCGCTGGAGTGGGACCTGAAGGACCCGGAGCCGGCCGGCAAGGGCGTCGTCGCCCTGCTCAGCGACTGGTTCCCGAAGACCACCGGCGAGATCATCCACGTGGACGGCGGCCTGCACGCCATCGGCGCCTGA
- the fabG gene encoding 3-oxoacyl-[acyl-carrier-protein] reductase, with protein MSRSVLVTGGNRGIGLAIARVFADAGDKVAITYRSGEPPAGFLAVKCDITDPEQVEQAYKEIEDQHGPVEVLVANAGITKDQLLMRMSEEDFTSVIDTNLTGTFRVVKRANRGMLRAKKGRVVLISSVVGLLGSAGQANYAASKAALVGFARSLARELGSRNITFNVVAPGFVDTDMTKVLSDEQRQGIMSQVPLGRYAQPEEIAAAVRFVASDDASYITGAVIPVDGGLGMGH; from the coding sequence TTGAGCCGCTCGGTTCTCGTCACCGGAGGCAACCGGGGCATCGGCCTCGCCATCGCCCGCGTTTTCGCCGACGCCGGCGACAAGGTCGCGATCACGTACCGCTCGGGTGAGCCGCCGGCGGGCTTCCTGGCCGTCAAGTGCGACATCACCGATCCCGAGCAGGTGGAGCAGGCCTACAAGGAGATCGAGGACCAGCACGGTCCCGTCGAGGTGCTGGTCGCCAACGCCGGCATCACCAAGGACCAGCTCCTGATGCGCATGTCCGAGGAGGACTTCACCTCGGTCATCGACACCAACCTCACCGGCACCTTCCGCGTCGTCAAGCGTGCCAACCGCGGCATGCTGCGCGCCAAGAAGGGCCGTGTCGTCCTGATCTCCTCCGTCGTCGGCCTGCTCGGCTCGGCGGGGCAGGCGAACTACGCCGCCTCCAAGGCCGCCCTGGTCGGCTTCGCGCGCTCGCTCGCCCGTGAGCTGGGCTCGCGCAACATCACCTTCAATGTCGTCGCGCCCGGTTTCGTCGACACCGACATGACCAAGGTGCTCAGCGACGAGCAGCGCCAGGGCATCATGTCGCAGGTGCCGCTCGGCCGGTACGCGCAGCCGGAGGAGATCGCCGCGGCGGTCCGGTTCGTCGCGTCGGACGACGCCTCGTACATCACTGGAGCCGTCATCCCCGTTGACGGCGGACTGGGAATGGGTCACTGA
- a CDS encoding class I SAM-dependent methyltransferase, translating into MPMNYPHRKICSSARWAAGVAERMPELLAGVDLGDDVLEIGPGFGATTRALLSHLAKAAPATRAAPATGSSAAARLTAVEIDRASAALLRAEFAGRAEIVHGDGTRLPFPDGRFSAVVCFTMLHHVPSAELQDALFAEACRVLRPGGVFRGVDSLPSLRFRLLHIGDTMLVLDPGTLPGRLYRSGFEDVESRQPGDRQIRFLARKG; encoded by the coding sequence ATGCCGATGAATTACCCGCATCGCAAGATATGCAGCTCCGCGCGCTGGGCCGCCGGCGTGGCCGAACGCATGCCCGAGCTGCTGGCCGGCGTCGACCTCGGGGACGACGTCCTGGAGATCGGTCCCGGCTTCGGAGCCACCACCCGCGCGCTGTTGTCGCACCTGGCGAAGGCGGCCCCCGCCACAAGGGCGGCACCCGCCACGGGGTCGTCCGCCGCGGCGAGGCTGACCGCCGTCGAGATCGACCGGGCCTCCGCGGCCCTGCTGCGTGCCGAGTTCGCCGGCCGGGCCGAGATCGTGCACGGCGACGGCACCCGGCTGCCCTTTCCGGACGGACGGTTCTCCGCCGTCGTCTGCTTCACCATGCTGCACCATGTGCCTTCCGCCGAACTCCAGGACGCCTTGTTCGCCGAGGCGTGCCGTGTGCTGCGGCCGGGCGGGGTGTTCCGGGGCGTGGACAGCCTGCCCAGCCTGCGTTTCCGGCTGCTGCACATCGGCGACACCATGCTGGTGCTCGACCCCGGGACCCTGCCAGGGCGCCTGTACCGCAGCGGCTTCGAGGACGTCGAGTCCCGGCAGCCGGGCGACCGGCAGATCCGCTTCCTGGCCCGTAAGGGATGA
- a CDS encoding helix-turn-helix domain-containing protein codes for MSAAEIELGEGATSVGPLPLPAGRWFRAHDHPRHQLAWAVRGVLGVTVGDETWVLPTTRALWIPAGTVHRTGAPRDTVLHSLYVDPTRCPLDWPAPVAVGVGALLAQLLAHLGRFDLAPDARHRAEGVVFDLLRPLASAPITVPEPVDDRARAVAALLLDDPADTRTLEALARAVGSSRRTLSRLFVRDTGMSFDRWRTRLRLRAALPLLAEGRSVAHAARAVGYATPSAFLAAFRRAVGTTPRRYLHHAD; via the coding sequence ATGTCCGCGGCGGAGATCGAGCTGGGGGAGGGCGCCACTTCGGTGGGGCCCCTGCCGCTCCCGGCCGGCCGGTGGTTCCGGGCGCACGACCATCCGCGGCACCAACTCGCCTGGGCCGTCAGGGGGGTTCTGGGAGTGACGGTCGGCGACGAGACCTGGGTGCTGCCGACCACCCGGGCCCTGTGGATCCCCGCCGGAACCGTGCACCGCACCGGCGCCCCACGCGACACGGTCCTGCACAGCCTGTACGTGGATCCGACCCGCTGTCCGCTGGACTGGCCGGCGCCGGTCGCGGTCGGTGTCGGCGCCCTCCTGGCCCAACTGCTGGCCCACCTCGGCCGCTTCGACCTCGCGCCGGACGCGCGGCACCGCGCGGAGGGTGTGGTCTTCGACCTGCTCCGCCCGCTGGCGAGCGCGCCGATCACCGTGCCCGAACCCGTCGACGACCGCGCCCGGGCGGTGGCCGCCCTGCTGCTGGACGACCCCGCCGACACGCGCACGCTGGAGGCGCTCGCCCGCGCGGTCGGCAGCAGCCGCCGGACCCTGAGCCGGCTCTTCGTGCGGGACACCGGGATGAGCTTCGACCGCTGGCGCACCCGGCTGAGACTGCGTGCGGCCCTGCCGCTGCTCGCCGAGGGCCGATCGGTCGCCCACGCGGCCCGGGCCGTCGGCTACGCCACGCCCAGCGCCTTCCTCGCGGCCTTCCGCCGGGCCGTCGGCACCACCCCCCGGCGCTATCTGCACCACGCGGACTGA
- a CDS encoding FadR/GntR family transcriptional regulator, producing MTVRPVRHSSLVEEAVAELRRLIGTGEWPVGAKLPGEVELSRLLGVGRTTSREAVRVLIADGQLSARHGSGTYVVAAAPVSQFDRELRRAEVFDVYEVRAALEVEAGRLAARRRTQEDVAALRAALAARDAAADPAALIEADLDLHRRVVLAARNPVLVRLFDSFVGALREAAGQLLADTDLHGAEERHAINRAHHALVEAIAAGDPDAAVEATRGNLDRTLDELRAEGVGPR from the coding sequence ATGACTGTCCGACCGGTACGCCACAGCTCGTTGGTCGAGGAGGCCGTCGCCGAGCTCCGCCGACTGATCGGTACGGGCGAGTGGCCGGTCGGGGCCAAGCTCCCGGGCGAGGTGGAGCTGAGCCGGCTGCTCGGCGTCGGCCGGACCACCTCGCGCGAGGCGGTCCGGGTGCTGATCGCCGACGGCCAGCTGTCCGCCCGGCACGGCTCGGGCACCTACGTCGTCGCCGCCGCCCCGGTCTCGCAGTTCGACCGGGAGCTGCGCCGCGCGGAGGTCTTCGACGTGTACGAGGTCCGCGCCGCGCTGGAGGTGGAGGCGGGCCGGCTGGCCGCGCGGCGGCGCACCCAGGAGGACGTGGCCGCGTTGCGGGCCGCACTGGCAGCCCGCGACGCGGCGGCCGACCCGGCCGCGCTCATCGAGGCGGACCTGGACCTGCATCGCCGGGTGGTGCTGGCCGCGCGCAATCCGGTGCTCGTCCGGCTCTTCGACTCCTTCGTCGGCGCCCTGCGCGAGGCGGCCGGGCAGCTGCTGGCCGACACCGACCTGCACGGCGCCGAGGAACGGCACGCGATCAACCGCGCGCACCACGCGCTGGTCGAGGCGATCGCGGCCGGGGACCCGGACGCCGCCGTCGAGGCGACCCGCGGCAATCTGGACCGCACCCTGGACGAGCTGCGCGCCGAGGGCGTCGGGCCGCGCTGA